The following are from one region of the Mesorhizobium sp. B2-8-5 genome:
- a CDS encoding putative bifunctional diguanylate cyclase/phosphodiesterase has protein sequence MPGAHVKTASTAGKRRTAAIGPARQIAEELRAQNERFAAAVENMSHGLCMFDADERMIICNHNYLDIFSLDAKVVKPGIPFFDILQHSVDIGIASQSANELYAIRKPYIDGAKASTYEEVLSDGRIVVISHRPIAVGGWVSIYEDVTEERRAEAELKEQHRRFDAALANMSQGLLMYSAKGRLIVRNQRFLDLCNAKASDFALGMTHRQMLDKLIRLGIFAPLEIDVEVDKTKASLDAGQSRSSYRELVDGRTLFVLRRPLAGGGWVATFEDVTERRRTEERMTHLAHHDTLTNLPNRSMFRDRLDQALGEAKPLAILSLDLDRFKAVNDTFGHPAGDWLLQCVAKRLQHSVRSSKDVVARFGGDEFAIIQFGIRSVADAEKLAKRIVEIVGKPYRDKGREMHVGVSLGIALYPGDGHDADTLLTNADMALYRGKSEGRNVYRFFEPGMDALMRERRALEADLEAALSRREFELDFQPILDIGSGRIVGAEALMRWRSPSRGLVSPENFIPVAEETGLIVQLGDWALRKACNVAANWPPDMRMAVNVSAAQIKSGGFARSVIAALAFSGLPANRLELEITETVMMDESDAVLKTLSQLRGLGVRIALDDFGTGYSSLGYLRRFPVDKIKIDRSFTSDLDKRDTAAIVRTVIGLGAELGITVTAEGVETEAQLDMLRKAGCGEAQGYLIGVPAKAAEVNRLLRAQALLRQSG, from the coding sequence ATGCCCGGCGCACATGTCAAGACTGCTTCCACCGCCGGCAAGCGAAGAACGGCCGCCATTGGTCCGGCGCGGCAGATCGCGGAAGAATTGCGGGCTCAGAACGAGCGCTTCGCGGCGGCTGTCGAGAACATGTCGCATGGCCTGTGCATGTTCGACGCCGATGAGCGGATGATCATCTGCAACCACAACTATCTCGACATCTTCAGCCTGGACGCCAAGGTGGTGAAGCCCGGCATTCCTTTCTTCGACATACTGCAGCACAGCGTCGACATCGGCATCGCCTCGCAGAGCGCGAACGAGCTTTATGCCATCCGCAAGCCTTACATCGACGGCGCCAAGGCCTCGACCTATGAGGAAGTCTTGTCGGACGGGCGCATCGTCGTCATTTCGCACCGGCCGATCGCCGTCGGCGGCTGGGTGTCGATCTACGAGGATGTGACCGAGGAGCGGCGCGCCGAGGCGGAGTTGAAGGAGCAGCACCGCCGCTTCGACGCGGCGCTTGCCAACATGTCGCAAGGCCTGCTGATGTACAGCGCCAAGGGCCGGCTCATCGTGCGCAACCAGCGCTTTCTGGACCTGTGCAACGCCAAGGCGTCGGATTTCGCGCTGGGCATGACGCATCGCCAGATGCTGGATAAGCTCATTCGACTCGGCATCTTCGCGCCGCTGGAAATCGACGTCGAGGTCGACAAGACGAAGGCCAGCCTGGATGCCGGCCAGTCGCGCTCGAGCTATCGCGAACTGGTCGACGGCCGAACGCTCTTCGTCTTGCGACGGCCGCTGGCCGGCGGCGGCTGGGTGGCGACTTTCGAGGACGTCACCGAGCGCCGGCGCACCGAAGAGCGCATGACGCATCTTGCGCATCACGACACACTGACCAACCTGCCCAACCGCTCGATGTTTCGCGATCGGCTGGACCAGGCGCTTGGCGAGGCCAAGCCGCTGGCGATCCTCTCGCTCGACCTCGATCGCTTCAAGGCGGTCAACGACACGTTCGGCCACCCGGCCGGAGACTGGCTGCTGCAATGCGTCGCCAAGCGGCTGCAGCATTCGGTGCGCAGCAGCAAGGACGTGGTGGCGCGCTTCGGCGGCGACGAGTTCGCCATCATCCAGTTCGGCATCAGGAGCGTCGCCGATGCCGAAAAGCTCGCCAAGCGCATCGTCGAGATCGTCGGCAAGCCTTATCGCGACAAGGGGCGCGAAATGCATGTGGGCGTGAGCCTCGGCATCGCGCTCTATCCCGGCGACGGGCACGACGCCGACACACTGCTCACCAACGCCGACATGGCGCTCTACCGGGGCAAGAGCGAAGGACGCAATGTCTATCGCTTCTTCGAGCCGGGCATGGATGCGCTGATGCGCGAGCGCCGGGCGCTCGAGGCCGATCTCGAGGCGGCGCTCTCCAGGCGCGAATTCGAACTCGATTTCCAGCCGATCCTCGACATCGGCTCCGGCAGGATTGTTGGCGCGGAAGCCCTGATGCGTTGGCGCTCGCCGTCGCGCGGCCTGGTGTCGCCGGAGAACTTCATCCCCGTCGCCGAGGAAACCGGATTGATCGTGCAGCTCGGCGACTGGGCGCTGCGCAAGGCGTGCAACGTGGCGGCGAACTGGCCGCCGGACATGCGCATGGCCGTCAACGTCTCGGCCGCGCAGATCAAGAGCGGCGGCTTCGCCCGCAGCGTGATCGCGGCGCTTGCCTTCTCCGGCCTGCCGGCCAACCGACTGGAGCTCGAAATCACCGAAACGGTGATGATGGACGAGAGCGACGCCGTGCTGAAGACGCTGAGCCAGTTGCGCGGTCTCGGCGTGCGCATCGCGCTCGACGATTTCGGCACCGGCTATTCCTCGCTCGGCTACCTCCGGCGTTTCCCCGTCGACAAGATCAAGATCGACCGCTCCTTCACCAGCGATCTCGACAAGCGCGACACGGCGGCTATCGTGCGCACGGTGATCGGGCTCGGCGCCGAGCTCGGCATCACTGTCACCGCCGAAGGTGTGGAGACCGAGGCGCAGCTGGACATGCTTCGCAAGGCCGGCTGCGGCGAGGCGCAAGGCTATCTGATCGGCGTGCCGGCCAAGGCCGCCGAGGTGAACCGGCTGCTGCGTGCGCAGGCGCTGCTGCGCCAATCGGGCTGA
- a CDS encoding fatty acid desaturase family protein: protein MDHRSVIASLTNEERSRLTGKSDGPGLAQFALHLGAIILLGALIAAKVPFWPVLMLPQGVLIVFLFTLLHETVHRTAFETQWLNDMVARFCSLAIALPADWFRYFHFAHHRFTQDPENDPELAFPKPETMRQYIVHVSGLPVWWGHFKTLYTNAMGRCRDSYVPPKGLPKVKAEARAMIAFYVVLLALAVWFEASVLLYVWIVPALLGQPFLRLYLLAEHGRCPFVANMLENTRTTLTNWFVRKLAWNMPYHAEHHAYPGVPFHQLPQFHRLIERHLKVVEPGYVSFHEKYIETLR from the coding sequence ATCGACCACCGCTCCGTGATAGCCTCGCTGACGAATGAGGAGCGCAGCCGGCTGACCGGAAAATCGGACGGGCCGGGCCTTGCCCAGTTCGCGCTCCATCTCGGCGCGATCATCCTCCTCGGCGCGCTGATCGCGGCCAAGGTGCCGTTCTGGCCGGTCCTGATGCTGCCGCAGGGCGTCCTGATCGTGTTCCTGTTCACGCTGCTGCATGAAACGGTCCACAGGACGGCATTCGAAACACAGTGGCTGAACGATATGGTCGCGCGCTTCTGCAGCCTGGCGATCGCGCTGCCGGCCGACTGGTTCCGCTATTTCCACTTCGCTCATCACCGCTTCACCCAGGACCCCGAGAACGATCCGGAACTGGCCTTTCCGAAGCCCGAGACGATGCGGCAATACATCGTTCACGTCTCCGGCCTTCCGGTATGGTGGGGCCATTTCAAGACGCTCTACACCAATGCAATGGGGCGCTGCCGCGACAGCTACGTGCCGCCAAAGGGCTTGCCGAAGGTGAAGGCCGAGGCGCGGGCGATGATCGCCTTCTATGTCGTCTTGCTGGCGCTTGCGGTCTGGTTCGAGGCATCGGTGCTGCTTTATGTCTGGATCGTGCCGGCGCTGCTCGGCCAGCCGTTCCTCAGGCTCTATCTGCTGGCCGAGCACGGCCGCTGTCCCTTCGTCGCCAACATGCTGGAAAACACCCGTACGACGCTGACCAACTGGTTCGTGCGCAAGCTCGCCTGGAACATGCCTTACCATGCCGAACACCACGCCTATCCCGGCGTGCCGTTCCACCAGTTGCCGCAATTCCACCGGCTGATCGAGCGGCACCTCAAGGTGGTCGAGCCCGGCTATGTGAGCTTCCATGAGAAATATATCGAGACGCTGCGCTAG
- a CDS encoding LysR substrate-binding domain-containing protein has translation MVALPSLRGLQAFEAAARTGSFAAAAEELSISAAAVSQLIRTVEEQMGRKLFHRVNRRAVLTEAGVEMLPRLSMAFREIGSVARDVGGDAFRPRLVVSVPPSMAMGWLSERIAGFVASHGAADISLRGDDDPVPFDHELIDIRLSYGPHYREHPTEEIVRDAVYPVCAPTLAGATGSDGLAGLPLIHTDWGPTGAAFPSWRNWFDAAGSESRAAQRGLSANSSRAALDLAISGLGVALAQGIYCAQALEDGKLVRAAAQSLELRQPYCLTIPERSARRDAVAAFREWLIGECVRAVGSPALVTPSI, from the coding sequence ATGGTCGCTCTTCCCTCCTTGCGCGGACTTCAGGCCTTCGAAGCGGCGGCGCGCACAGGCAGCTTCGCGGCCGCGGCGGAGGAACTGTCGATTTCGGCGGCGGCCGTCAGCCAGCTTATCCGCACCGTCGAGGAGCAGATGGGACGAAAGCTGTTCCATCGGGTCAACCGGCGCGCGGTGCTGACCGAGGCCGGGGTGGAGATGCTGCCGCGGCTCAGCATGGCCTTCCGGGAAATCGGCAGTGTCGCACGCGACGTCGGCGGCGATGCGTTCCGGCCGAGGCTCGTCGTTTCGGTGCCGCCCTCCATGGCGATGGGCTGGCTTTCCGAGCGCATCGCCGGCTTTGTCGCATCGCATGGCGCCGCCGACATATCGCTGAGAGGCGACGACGATCCGGTGCCGTTCGATCATGAACTGATCGACATCCGTCTCTCCTACGGTCCGCACTATCGCGAGCATCCGACCGAGGAGATCGTCAGGGATGCCGTCTATCCCGTCTGCGCGCCGACGCTGGCCGGCGCGACCGGATCCGACGGCCTTGCCGGTCTGCCGCTCATTCACACCGACTGGGGACCGACGGGGGCAGCCTTTCCATCCTGGCGCAACTGGTTCGACGCGGCGGGAAGCGAGTCCCGCGCGGCACAGCGCGGGCTTTCGGCCAACTCGTCTCGGGCAGCGCTCGATCTCGCCATTTCAGGACTGGGCGTGGCGCTGGCGCAAGGCATCTATTGCGCCCAGGCGCTGGAGGATGGCAAGCTGGTGCGGGCCGCCGCGCAATCCCTGGAACTGCGCCAGCCCTATTGCCTGACGATCCCCGAACGCAGCGCGAGGCGCGATGCCGTGGCGGCGTTCCGGGAATGGCTGATCGGGGAATGCGTGCGCGCGGTCGGCTCCCCGGCGCTGGTCACGCCGTCAATCTGA
- a CDS encoding DUF3303 domain-containing protein: MLFFVIEDFHGSDRKGIYRRFRDKGRLKPDELVVHHSWIAGDMSRCFMLVEADDATVLQRWVIEWADLVEFEIVPVANSKDMVAALAGHL; this comes from the coding sequence ATGCTGTTTTTCGTGATCGAGGATTTCCACGGCTCGGACCGCAAGGGGATCTACCGCCGCTTCCGCGACAAGGGCCGGCTGAAGCCCGACGAGCTCGTCGTGCATCACAGCTGGATCGCGGGCGACATGAGCCGCTGCTTCATGCTGGTGGAAGCCGACGATGCGACGGTGCTGCAGCGCTGGGTCATCGAATGGGCGGATTTGGTCGAATTCGAGATCGTTCCGGTGGCCAACAGCAAGGACATGGTAGCGGCATTGGCCGGGCATCTGTGA
- a CDS encoding RimK family protein, translated as MTWVILTGRQNDIDQVATPHKIITNRDYLAHPALFRGQRPKVINLSNNYGYQSRGYYASLLAGSRGHRVIPTVETMIDLSERKLYEHALPELELALNKCRKDLGGFPAKVAIFFGIGPSKVWDRFAKLLFDWFRAPALEVHIKDSAEWASIRKIGFLPLARMTEDEEEFFLQCLDTYTNREWRDTKGRTPARYTFATLVDPHEELPPSEISSLRYWARIAEKMGVEVEPITRKDLAKLANYDALFIRETTSISNHTYRFARRAQQEGMPVIDDPLSMIRCTNKVYLNELMTYNKVPVPPTVMIAGTSDFEVAAQTLGFPLVLKIPDSSFSRGVKKCENMAELTKLATEWLDDSDLLIAQKFIPTEYDWRVGVLGGQPLFAVHYLMAKKHWQIVNHKASGKPDQGGIKTFTLKQTPPHVVETAVKAAKCIGDGLYGVDLKETKDGVFVIEVNDNPNLDHGWEDSGEKDELWVRLTQWFLERLERPDK; from the coding sequence ATGACCTGGGTTATCCTCACAGGCAGGCAGAACGACATCGATCAGGTGGCCACACCCCACAAGATCATCACCAACCGCGACTATCTCGCGCATCCGGCGCTGTTCCGCGGCCAACGGCCGAAGGTGATCAACCTGTCGAACAACTACGGCTACCAGAGCCGCGGCTACTACGCCTCGCTGCTGGCCGGCTCTCGCGGCCACCGGGTGATCCCGACCGTCGAGACCATGATCGACCTGTCGGAGCGCAAGCTTTACGAGCACGCGTTGCCGGAACTAGAGCTTGCCTTGAACAAATGCAGGAAGGACCTCGGCGGGTTCCCGGCCAAGGTCGCGATCTTCTTCGGCATCGGTCCGTCGAAAGTCTGGGACCGTTTCGCCAAGCTTTTGTTCGACTGGTTCCGCGCGCCGGCGCTCGAGGTCCACATCAAGGACAGCGCCGAATGGGCCTCGATCCGCAAGATCGGCTTCCTGCCGCTCGCCCGCATGACCGAGGATGAGGAAGAATTCTTCCTGCAATGCCTGGACACCTACACCAACCGCGAGTGGCGCGACACCAAGGGCCGCACGCCGGCGCGCTATACTTTCGCCACGCTGGTCGATCCGCATGAGGAACTGCCGCCATCGGAAATCTCCTCGCTGCGCTATTGGGCGAGGATTGCCGAGAAGATGGGCGTCGAAGTCGAGCCGATCACCAGGAAGGACTTGGCCAAGCTCGCCAACTACGACGCGCTGTTCATCCGCGAGACCACCTCGATCTCCAACCACACCTACCGCTTCGCGCGCCGCGCCCAGCAGGAAGGCATGCCGGTGATCGACGATCCGCTGTCGATGATCCGCTGCACCAACAAGGTCTATCTCAACGAACTGATGACCTACAACAAGGTGCCGGTGCCGCCGACGGTGATGATCGCCGGCACGTCCGACTTCGAAGTGGCGGCGCAGACGCTCGGCTTCCCTCTTGTGCTGAAGATCCCGGATTCGTCTTTCTCGCGCGGCGTCAAGAAATGCGAGAACATGGCCGAGTTGACCAAGCTCGCGACCGAATGGCTGGACGATTCCGATCTCTTGATCGCGCAGAAATTCATTCCGACCGAATATGACTGGCGCGTCGGCGTGCTCGGCGGCCAGCCGCTCTTTGCCGTGCACTATCTGATGGCGAAGAAGCACTGGCAGATCGTCAACCACAAGGCCAGCGGCAAGCCCGACCAGGGTGGGATCAAGACGTTCACGCTGAAGCAGACGCCGCCTCATGTCGTCGAGACGGCGGTCAAGGCCGCAAAATGCATCGGCGACGGGCTCTACGGCGTCGACCTCAAGGAGACCAAGGACGGCGTCTTCGTCATAGAGGTCAACGACAATCCCAATCTCGACCATGGCTGGGAGGATTCGGGCGAGAAGGACGAGCTGTGGGTGCGGCTGACGCAATGGTTCCTGGAGCGCCTGGAGCGGCCGGATAAGTAG
- a CDS encoding peptidase C39 family protein → MPAEIRKARASDVDDLAAIEKAVFPGDRLSRRSFRQFIERETAEMLVAENEGRVAGYAVVLFRKGSGVARLYSIAVGPFFGRLGIGRLLLAAAEEAAFEHDRLLLRLEVREDNDRAIRIYEQAGYRRLGREPDYYEDGATALRYEKTLRGDTPTATRVPFYQQTCEFSCGPCCLMMAMANFDRGFVPDPVMEIRLWREATTVFMMSGPGGCEPFGLAVAGYESGLAAEIFVSFYGALFLQSVRSEDKRRVMELAQVDFRRRAELYGIPVNYRPFGIGDIRDALAEGKLVVVLVSGFLMFGKKVPHWVLAIGDDGDHILIHDPWVEDERQETILDAANIPVPYDIFMNMAQFGRDGLRAAITLGKR, encoded by the coding sequence ATGCCTGCCGAGATCCGCAAGGCCCGCGCGTCAGACGTCGATGACCTCGCCGCCATCGAGAAGGCCGTTTTTCCGGGCGACAGGCTCTCGCGCCGCTCTTTCCGCCAGTTCATCGAACGTGAAACCGCCGAGATGCTGGTGGCCGAGAACGAGGGCCGAGTCGCCGGCTATGCCGTGGTGCTGTTTCGCAAGGGCAGCGGAGTCGCGCGGCTCTATTCCATCGCCGTCGGCCCCTTCTTCGGCCGGCTCGGCATCGGTCGCCTTCTGTTGGCGGCCGCCGAGGAAGCGGCCTTCGAGCACGACCGGCTGCTGCTTCGTCTCGAAGTGCGCGAGGACAACGACCGCGCCATCCGTATCTACGAGCAGGCCGGCTATCGAAGACTGGGCCGCGAGCCCGACTATTACGAGGATGGCGCGACGGCGCTGCGCTATGAAAAGACGCTGCGCGGCGACACCCCGACCGCGACCAGGGTGCCGTTCTACCAACAGACCTGCGAGTTCAGCTGCGGCCCGTGCTGCCTGATGATGGCGATGGCCAATTTCGACCGTGGCTTCGTGCCCGACCCGGTCATGGAAATCCGCCTGTGGCGCGAGGCGACCACGGTCTTCATGATGTCCGGCCCTGGCGGCTGCGAGCCTTTCGGCCTGGCGGTCGCCGGCTACGAGAGCGGGCTCGCGGCCGAGATATTCGTCTCCTTCTACGGCGCGTTGTTCCTGCAGTCGGTGAGGAGCGAGGACAAGCGCCGGGTGATGGAGCTCGCCCAGGTCGATTTCCGCCGCCGCGCCGAACTCTACGGCATTCCCGTCAATTACCGTCCGTTCGGCATCGGCGACATCCGCGACGCCCTGGCCGAGGGCAAGCTGGTGGTGGTGCTGGTCAGCGGTTTCCTGATGTTCGGCAAGAAGGTGCCGCATTGGGTGCTGGCCATCGGCGACGACGGCGATCATATCTTGATCCACGACCCATGGGTGGAGGATGAAAGGCAGGAAACGATCCTCGACGCCGCGAACATTCCGGTGCCCTACGACATTTTCATGAACATGGCGCAGTTCGGCCGCGACGGTTTGCGGGCCGCCATCACTCTGGGAAAACGCTGA
- a CDS encoding anti-sigma factor family protein: MTRRDFSERDIHMALDGELPGDERMAYDAWLEANPEMKAKSARYIADRAAMRAAFAGVMDEPVPARLRQALLGQVPAKASAWRSRWWLSAAAAVVLAVGGFGGYIAGIDGIARGGDGDDQLAEQAIAAHVVYAAEKRHAVEVPASDKDHLQTWLSNRVGLKLVAPDLTAEGFELIGGRLLPAGEQGKAAMLLYEDAKGERISLFVTAESAQTSKGTYTAEAGGPEAVYWLDKGYACAVVGSLPPERLSDVAKSAYGQLVAGISS; this comes from the coding sequence ATGACCCGTCGTGATTTTTCCGAACGCGATATCCACATGGCCCTCGACGGCGAGCTGCCGGGCGACGAACGCATGGCCTATGACGCCTGGCTCGAGGCCAATCCCGAGATGAAGGCGAAGTCCGCGCGCTACATCGCCGATCGCGCCGCCATGCGCGCTGCTTTCGCTGGCGTGATGGACGAGCCGGTGCCGGCGAGGCTGCGGCAGGCATTGCTCGGCCAGGTCCCTGCAAAGGCATCGGCCTGGCGCTCGCGCTGGTGGCTCTCGGCCGCGGCTGCCGTGGTGCTCGCCGTCGGCGGCTTTGGCGGCTATATCGCCGGCATCGACGGCATCGCCCGTGGCGGCGACGGCGACGACCAGCTCGCCGAGCAGGCGATCGCGGCCCATGTCGTCTACGCGGCCGAGAAGCGTCATGCCGTCGAGGTTCCGGCGAGCGACAAGGATCATCTCCAGACCTGGCTGTCGAACCGCGTCGGGCTGAAGCTGGTTGCGCCCGACCTGACGGCCGAGGGCTTCGAATTGATCGGCGGCCGGCTGCTGCCGGCCGGTGAGCAAGGCAAGGCGGCAATGCTGCTCTACGAGGACGCCAAGGGCGAGCGCATCTCGCTCTTCGTCACCGCCGAATCGGCTCAAACATCGAAGGGCACCTATACGGCCGAGGCGGGCGGTCCGGAGGCGGTCTACTGGCTGGACAAGGGCTATGCCTGCGCCGTCGTCGGCTCGTTGCCGCCTGAGCGATTGTCGGATGTCGCAAAGAGCGCCTATGGCCAGCTCGTGGCCGGCATATCGAGCTGA